From one Candidatus Binataceae bacterium genomic stretch:
- a CDS encoding thiolase family protein, with the protein MREVVVVDGVRTPIGRAARDKGYYKDIRADDLAVNCIRRLLEKNPKVNPAEIEDVVFGCANQSGEQGLNVARMIGLLSALPVEVAGTTIDRQCGSSLQALNFAAQEIMVGAGEVALAGGVEHMTHVPMGSGIVPNPKLLEMFPRDMFFMGLTAERLADMYKITRQQSDTFALRSNQRAVAARDRFKEEIVPIKLADGPTVDVDQGPRAETSLEKLAALQPSFKSDGQVTAGNSSQISDGAAAVLLMSAERARDLGLRPFAKIRATAVVGVRPEIMGWGPVPATRKALGRARLGIKDIGLFEINEAFAAQVLACNTDLKIDEEKLNVNGGAVALGHPLGCSGARLVVTLIHEMHRRRVALGVATMCIGIGQGIATVVEQV; encoded by the coding sequence GTGCGCGAAGTTGTCGTGGTCGACGGCGTAAGGACGCCGATCGGCAGAGCTGCTAGGGACAAGGGGTACTATAAAGACATCCGTGCCGATGATCTCGCGGTGAATTGCATACGCCGCCTGCTTGAGAAAAATCCCAAAGTAAATCCGGCCGAGATCGAAGACGTAGTCTTCGGATGTGCGAATCAATCGGGCGAGCAGGGTCTGAACGTCGCCCGGATGATTGGGTTGCTGTCAGCGCTGCCGGTTGAAGTCGCTGGGACCACGATCGACCGGCAATGCGGCTCGAGTCTGCAGGCGCTCAACTTCGCTGCCCAGGAGATCATGGTCGGCGCCGGCGAGGTCGCCCTCGCGGGCGGGGTTGAACACATGACCCACGTGCCGATGGGTTCGGGGATCGTGCCGAATCCCAAACTGCTCGAGATGTTTCCGCGCGACATGTTCTTTATGGGTCTCACCGCGGAGCGGCTTGCGGACATGTATAAGATAACCCGCCAGCAGTCGGATACCTTTGCGCTGCGCTCCAATCAGCGCGCTGTCGCCGCTCGCGATCGGTTCAAAGAGGAGATCGTCCCTATCAAGTTGGCCGACGGCCCCACAGTCGACGTCGACCAGGGCCCCCGCGCGGAGACCAGCCTCGAGAAGCTCGCCGCACTGCAACCCTCGTTCAAGTCCGACGGACAGGTTACGGCGGGCAATTCCTCACAAATCAGCGATGGCGCCGCCGCCGTGCTGCTGATGAGTGCGGAGCGTGCACGCGATCTCGGGCTCAGACCGTTCGCCAAAATTCGCGCCACCGCCGTTGTCGGCGTGCGCCCCGAGATCATGGGATGGGGTCCCGTTCCCGCAACCCGTAAGGCGCTCGGCCGCGCCCGCCTCGGGATCAAGGATATCGGCTTATTCGAAATTAACGAGGCGTTTGCCGCACAGGTTCTCGCGTGTAACACCGACCTCAAGATCGACGAAGAGAAGCTCAATGTGAACGGCGGCGCCGTAGCCTTGGGGCATCCCCTCGGATGCTCGGGCGCGCGGCTGGTGGTGACCCTGATCCACGAGATGCACCGTCGTCGTGTCGCGTTGGGGGTGGCGACGATGTGCATCGGCATCGGTCAGGGAATCGCCACGGTCGTCGAGCAGGTGTAA
- a CDS encoding BolA family protein has product MDAKEVETLIRQGIPDAHVEVRDTTGGGDHFEALIVSTVFEGKGLVERHQTVYKALGDAMRVRVHALSLRTLTPAQYENRR; this is encoded by the coding sequence ATGGATGCGAAGGAAGTTGAAACTCTGATCCGGCAGGGAATCCCGGATGCTCATGTCGAGGTCAGAGACACCACCGGCGGCGGAGACCATTTCGAGGCACTGATCGTGAGTACGGTGTTCGAGGGCAAGGGCCTCGTCGAGCGGCATCAAACGGTGTACAAAGCACTTGGCGATGCGATGCGAGTGAGAGTGCACGCACTTTCCCTGAGGACCCTCACGCCCGCGCAGTACGAAAATCGGAGGTAA
- a CDS encoding redoxin domain-containing protein codes for MAAHFFTTRATSRMPAKIGLSLLVVAVAIVGSAVSMPGFAQSVIPISAPRVPDFELQDLDGNPMRLSQFRGHPVIVDFWATWCPPCRKQIPELKDLYSRYHKSKGLEIIGVACDTIQGDGIRDIGPFVRKFKINYPVLVASAPVVDSLGVEAIPTTLFISRDGRLVQKVMGAGRPGELSETARDLMKGAAPKGSKDSEDGNSVSI; via the coding sequence GTGGCGGCCCACTTCTTTACCACCCGAGCCACTTCCCGGATGCCGGCCAAGATCGGGCTAAGTTTGCTGGTGGTGGCGGTCGCGATCGTTGGCTCGGCGGTTTCCATGCCGGGGTTTGCACAAAGCGTAATTCCCATTAGCGCGCCGAGGGTGCCGGATTTCGAGTTGCAGGACTTGGATGGCAACCCAATGCGGCTCAGCCAGTTCCGCGGCCATCCGGTGATCGTCGATTTCTGGGCAACCTGGTGTCCGCCGTGCCGCAAGCAGATACCGGAATTGAAAGACCTCTATTCGCGCTACCACAAATCCAAGGGCCTCGAGATCATCGGGGTCGCGTGTGACACCATACAGGGCGATGGTATTCGCGATATCGGTCCTTTCGTGCGCAAGTTCAAGATCAACTATCCGGTGCTGGTCGCGAGTGCACCGGTGGTCGATTCCCTGGGGGTCGAGGCGATTCCTACAACTCTGTTCATCAGTCGCGACGGCCGCCTGGTGCAAAAAGTGATGGGAGCCGGAAGGCCCGGCGAGCTTAGCGAAACCGCCAGGGATCTGATGAAGGGTGCCGCCCCGAAAGGTTCCAAAGACAGCGAAGACGGCAATTCCGTAAGTATCTGA
- a CDS encoding CoA transferase, with amino-acid sequence MIEDKPLAGIRVLDLTRVLAGPFCTMNLADLGAEVIKIELPGRGDDSRSFAPMLPNGDSGYYYSVNRGKQSVTLDLRRQEGVEIFLSLTAKSDVVVENFSPGTMQRFGIGYPALVAANPRVILCSISGFGQTGPMAAAPAYDIVAQALGGTMSITGPPDGEPTRCGVSIGDLSAALYGLSAILAALRIRDRDGKGTHIDVAMLDCQVAMLEDALARYSVSGRVPGPLGTRHPSITPFQQFRAADGFFVAGAGNEAIWQRLCDAIEMPELKEDARFIRNAERTSHHVELEAILARRFMTKTRDHWLRLLGDAAVPCAPIANVEEVTRNPHLQERAMILRADHPGYPDLIVPGSPFKNTGSKAIPATRAPSLGEHTDAVLERVLGYDSWHLSELRKRSII; translated from the coding sequence ATGATCGAAGACAAGCCCTTGGCCGGGATTCGCGTGCTGGACCTCACTCGGGTGCTAGCCGGTCCTTTCTGCACGATGAACCTCGCAGACCTCGGCGCCGAGGTCATCAAGATCGAATTACCCGGACGCGGGGACGATTCGCGCAGCTTCGCACCGATGCTTCCCAACGGAGACTCGGGCTACTACTACAGCGTCAATCGCGGCAAACAGAGCGTCACCCTCGACCTGCGCCGGCAAGAAGGGGTAGAGATATTTCTGTCGCTGACGGCAAAATCTGATGTAGTAGTCGAGAATTTCTCGCCCGGCACCATGCAGCGCTTCGGCATCGGTTACCCGGCGCTGGTGGCCGCCAACCCCCGCGTAATTCTTTGCTCAATTTCCGGTTTTGGACAAACCGGACCAATGGCCGCAGCGCCCGCCTACGATATCGTCGCGCAGGCGCTGGGCGGCACCATGAGCATCACGGGACCGCCCGACGGCGAACCTACCCGCTGCGGCGTTTCAATCGGGGATCTCTCGGCTGCGCTCTATGGACTTTCGGCTATCCTGGCCGCCCTGCGGATTCGCGACCGCGATGGCAAGGGCACGCATATCGACGTTGCGATGCTCGACTGTCAGGTCGCGATGCTGGAAGACGCGCTCGCGCGCTACTCGGTCTCGGGCCGTGTGCCCGGACCGCTCGGCACTCGCCATCCGTCCATCACGCCCTTTCAGCAATTCCGCGCAGCCGATGGTTTCTTTGTAGCGGGTGCGGGCAACGAAGCCATCTGGCAGCGATTGTGCGACGCGATCGAGATGCCTGAGTTGAAGGAGGACGCACGTTTCATCCGCAATGCGGAGCGCACCTCGCATCATGTGGAACTCGAGGCAATTCTCGCACGCCGGTTCATGACCAAGACGCGCGATCACTGGCTTCGGTTGCTGGGCGATGCCGCAGTGCCATGCGCTCCGATCGCGAACGTCGAGGAAGTGACCCGTAACCCGCATCTGCAGGAGCGTGCCATGATTCTGCGGGCAGACCATCCCGGGTATCCGGATCTGATCGTGCCCGGCTCTCCCTTCAAGAACACCGGCTCCAAGGCGATTCCTGCTACCCGTGCGCCTTCGCTCGGCGAACACACCGACGCCGTCTTGGAGCGTGTGCTAGGCTATGATTCTTGGCACCTTTCCGAGTTGCGCAAGCGGAGTATCATATAG